From the genome of Prunus persica cultivar Lovell chromosome G8, Prunus_persica_NCBIv2, whole genome shotgun sequence:
CCCTTGAAATCCTTGAAAATCCCTCTGAAAAGCATGTAATTCCGCTTCTCTTCGATGTGAACACAGAAAGGCCAATCACATATGTATAAGCAATCACCACGGAACCGACTGTGAAGAAGCTTATTGCCCTGTTCACGGCTCAAATTCCAAACCCCAGAAGCTGAATGCGACCTCATCGACCTACAAACCTTCCTCTTCTTACATCTAGAAAATTCACCGCCCACTCTAACACCACCTTTCTCAACACTAGCCTGATCCTGTGCTGCTTCTACTTGGGCTTCAGAATCATCATACACCGTATCGAAATAAAGATCATCGAAGAGAGACCAAGAACAATTAGGCCCTGAAGCACCCACTTCATGATTCGCACCAATTTGGCTCGAGGAAGGCTCGGTTTGGGGCTTGGCGGCCGGAGACGAATCCAATCTCCGATAATTCTCATCGGGGCCAACCTCGCGTTCGAGGCCGAAATCGGAGTTCTCAAAGAGAACACCGGAGTGGAGGAGACCGGGGCAGCACACGGCGAGCTTGTGAAGCGCGGCCCAACCGCCCGGTGGCGCAGATGAGCCAGAGAGGAGATCAGAAACGACTGAAGGGATAGCTTTGGAGCACTTGGTCTTACAGCAAA
Proteins encoded in this window:
- the LOC18768371 gene encoding phytochrome A-associated F-box protein, which gives rise to MAGALFSQLSDDVVLKILFKLEEDPRNWARLACSCTKFSSLIRNVCCKTKCSKAIPSVVSDLLSGSSAPPGGWAALHKLAVCCPGLLHSGVLFENSDFGLEREVGPDENYRRLDSSPAAKPQTEPSSSQIGANHEVGASGPNCSWSLFDDLYFDTVYDDSEAQVEAAQDQASVEKGGVRVGGEFSRCKKRKVCRSMRSHSASGVWNLSREQGNKLLHSRFRGDCLYICDWPFCVHIEEKRNYMLFRGIFKDFKGSQVWRTIRDGNRSKIDLNCAFCSCKETWDLHSAFCLRRVFGYHDDGEPVVRAYVCENGHVSGAWTDLPLYS